A stretch of the Ananas comosus cultivar F153 linkage group 14, ASM154086v1, whole genome shotgun sequence genome encodes the following:
- the LOC109720388 gene encoding MORC family CW-type zinc finger protein 4-like isoform X1: MLICTCGVARKGESMSRMLNLNEPPLSEDGPMRYILLQKDNKPICRTKSFNLPFDVPLTWSITKFRPSEILSNGRFPNFRLYPDPENSHQSYEWGAFLNFLWKHQRAGLVSSEYCRFYILAPDEFPEFSHAIILYQTEKPGLVCNQQNTGTSGQLHNDRRICTRNFIQTSSRKEQIRHADRSPIKLPSPPEVVMHRRDSRHHLGEEIVDNGFLNMSRIGDVPYSMNVLHQAPRKPSPCESVEDAPSTSHPKSVKRADVVNRNFVKTDPSYLRTLSQTHAGWIFGAIAELVDNSRDADASRLDISIESLYSKKEGKRVPVLSVIDDGHGMSHTEIMRMLSFGHKQPNEDEQDRIGRFGIGFKTGAMKLGRDALVLTQTSNSRSVALLSQSYNESKENLEIPVITYSKQCQFMEVDLSVQSEVSTEISLKAIKEFSPFNEYFIGEKLGLFGEMGTGTQIYIWNLDKWGSDYSLEWSQNTSASGDILIRSRRVRSRPGQVSQKVPLDYSLRLYLEVIFLDPRMKIYVQGSLVKCQPLAKSLNKTAIISGDVMGKAIQLTLGRSNIEWQRMNCGIFLYWHGRLIEAYKRVGGQIHNADMGRGVIGVIDVTNLMDDENGNVWVLNSKQGFQDCEAYAELEKWLGRVADEYWDKHYEPLGLKKGNERYMPDHEWVQCSKCRKWRILTKSFNSDNLPLEWFCYMSPFNGKCETPEQQMGHGIITVSAKRSGYTEQTATQQEVILKNAQKKKRSCAVMVADREKQSASTTKFNEISDDELGEDASQADDEIQRPPLKRLRRGPARSCKKS, translated from the exons ATGTTGATATGCACTTGTGGAGTTGCTAGAAAAG GTGAAAGCATGAGCAGAATGTTGAACTTAAATGAGCCCCCTCTTTCCGAAG ATGGGCCTATGCGATATATTTTGCTCCAGAAAGATAACAAGCCCATTTGCCGCACAAAGTCTTTCAATCTTCCATTTGATGT CCCATTGACTTGGTCTATAACGAAATTTAGACCAAGCGAGATACTTAGTAACGGGAGATTTCCAAATTTCCGGTTATATCCAGACCCTGAAAATTCTCACCAGTCCTATGAGTGGGGAGCTTTTCTGAATTTTCTTTGGAAGCATCAAAGG GCTGGGCTTGTGAGTTCTGAGTACTGCAGGTTTTACATACTTGCTCCTGATGAATTCCCTGAATTTTCACATgctataattttatatcagaCAGAAAAGCCAGGTCTCGTATGTAATCAACAGAACACAGGAACATCAG GTCAGCTGCATAATGATCGTAGGATCTGTACCAGAAACTTCATTCAAACTTCTAGCAGAAAAGAACAAATAAGACATGCTGACCGCTCTCCAATAAAATTGCCTTCCCCACCAGAGGTGGTCATGCACCGTAGAGATTCTAGACATCATTTGGGAGAAGAGATTGTTGATAAtggatttttaaatatgtctcgaatCGGTGATGTTCCTTATTCTATGAATGTACTTCACCAGGCACCCAGAAAACCCTCTCCTTGTGAATCTGTAGAAGATGCTCCTAGCACTTCTCATCCAAAATCAGTAAAAAGGGCAGATGTTGTTAATAGAAATTTTGTCAAGACGGATCCAAGTTACCTAAGAACTCTCAGTCAGACTCATGCTGgatggatttttggagcaataGCTGAGCTCGTTGACAACTCCAGGGATGCTGATGCATCCAG GTTGGACATTTCTATTGAGTCTCTATATTCCAAGAAGGAAGGAAAGAGAGTACCTGTATTATCAGTCATTGATGATGGACATGGCATGTCTCATACTGAAATCATGAGAATGCTTTCTTTTGGTCACAAACAGCCAAATGAAGATGAACAGGATCGTATTGGAAGATTTGGCATTGGATTTAAG ACTGGGGCTATGAAACTTGGAAGAGATGCACTTGTTCTTACCCAAACTTCCAACTCCAGATCTGTAGCCTTGTTATCTCAATCTTATAATGAAAGCAAAGAA AATCTTGAAATCCCTGTAATCACATATTCTAAGCAGTGCCAGTTCATGGAAGTGGATTTAAGTGTCCAGTCAGAAGTCTCCACAGAAATTAGTTTGAAGGCTATTAAGGAATTCTCACCTTTCAATGAATATTTTATTGGTGAGAAACTTGGACTATTTGGTGAAATGGGAACTGGGACGCAAATATACATATGGAACTTGGATAAATGGGGCTCTGATTATAGTCTTGAATGGTCCCAAAATACATCTGCCAGTGGTGACATATTAATTCGTTCTAGGAGAGTAAGATCACGCCCGGGGCAAGTAAGCCAGAAG GTACCGTTGGACTATTCTCTTCGGTTGTACTTGGAAGTCATTTTCTTAGATCCTCGAATGAAGATTTATGTCCAAGGTTCTCTG GTGAAATGCCAACCTTTGGCCAAATCACTAAATAAAACTGCTATAATATCTGGTGATGTAATGGGCAAAGCTATTCAATTAACACTAGGAAGAAGCAATATTGAATGGCAACGAATGAATTGTGGAATATTTCTCTATTGGCATGGCCGCTTGATTGAG GCTTACAAGCGAGTAGGGGGCCAGATACATAATGCAGACATGGGAAGGGGAGTCATTGGAGTTATAGATGTGACAAATTTAATG GATGATGAAAATGGCAATGTGTGGGTGCTTAATAGCAAACAAGGATTTCAAGATTGTGAAGCATATGCTGAACTGGAAAAATGGTTGGGCCGCGTGGCAGATGAATATTGGGATAAACACTATGAACCCCTTGGTTTG AAAAAGGGGAATGAACGCTATATGCCAGATCATGAGTGGGTACAGTGTAGTAAATGCCGGAAATGGAGGATATTGACCAAGAGTTTCAACAGTGATAACTTGCCTCTGGAATG GTTTTGTTACATGTCACCTTTTAACGGTAAATGTGAGACTCCAGAGCAACAAATGGGGCACGGCATAATCACGGTGTCTGCAAAGCGATCTGGTTACACAGAGCAGACTGCCACTCAGCAAGAAGTCATATTAAAG aATGCTCAGAAAAAGAAGAGATCATGTGCGGTCATGGTTGCTGATAGGGAGAAGCAATCTGCAAGTACAACAAAATTCAATGAAATCTCAGATG ATGAACTTGGAGAGGATGCTTCTCAAGCTGATGATGAAATTCAACGGCCTCCTTTGAAAAGGCTTAGAAGAGGACCTGCAAGGAGTTGTAAGAAGTCATAA
- the LOC109720388 gene encoding MORC family CW-type zinc finger protein 4-like isoform X2, which produces MSRMLNLNEPPLSEDGPMRYILLQKDNKPICRTKSFNLPFDVPLTWSITKFRPSEILSNGRFPNFRLYPDPENSHQSYEWGAFLNFLWKHQRAGLVSSEYCRFYILAPDEFPEFSHAIILYQTEKPGLVCNQQNTGTSGQLHNDRRICTRNFIQTSSRKEQIRHADRSPIKLPSPPEVVMHRRDSRHHLGEEIVDNGFLNMSRIGDVPYSMNVLHQAPRKPSPCESVEDAPSTSHPKSVKRADVVNRNFVKTDPSYLRTLSQTHAGWIFGAIAELVDNSRDADASRLDISIESLYSKKEGKRVPVLSVIDDGHGMSHTEIMRMLSFGHKQPNEDEQDRIGRFGIGFKTGAMKLGRDALVLTQTSNSRSVALLSQSYNESKENLEIPVITYSKQCQFMEVDLSVQSEVSTEISLKAIKEFSPFNEYFIGEKLGLFGEMGTGTQIYIWNLDKWGSDYSLEWSQNTSASGDILIRSRRVRSRPGQVSQKVPLDYSLRLYLEVIFLDPRMKIYVQGSLVKCQPLAKSLNKTAIISGDVMGKAIQLTLGRSNIEWQRMNCGIFLYWHGRLIEAYKRVGGQIHNADMGRGVIGVIDVTNLMDDENGNVWVLNSKQGFQDCEAYAELEKWLGRVADEYWDKHYEPLGLKKGNERYMPDHEWVQCSKCRKWRILTKSFNSDNLPLEWFCYMSPFNGKCETPEQQMGHGIITVSAKRSGYTEQTATQQEVILKNAQKKKRSCAVMVADREKQSASTTKFNEISDDELGEDASQADDEIQRPPLKRLRRGPARSCKKS; this is translated from the exons ATGAGCAGAATGTTGAACTTAAATGAGCCCCCTCTTTCCGAAG ATGGGCCTATGCGATATATTTTGCTCCAGAAAGATAACAAGCCCATTTGCCGCACAAAGTCTTTCAATCTTCCATTTGATGT CCCATTGACTTGGTCTATAACGAAATTTAGACCAAGCGAGATACTTAGTAACGGGAGATTTCCAAATTTCCGGTTATATCCAGACCCTGAAAATTCTCACCAGTCCTATGAGTGGGGAGCTTTTCTGAATTTTCTTTGGAAGCATCAAAGG GCTGGGCTTGTGAGTTCTGAGTACTGCAGGTTTTACATACTTGCTCCTGATGAATTCCCTGAATTTTCACATgctataattttatatcagaCAGAAAAGCCAGGTCTCGTATGTAATCAACAGAACACAGGAACATCAG GTCAGCTGCATAATGATCGTAGGATCTGTACCAGAAACTTCATTCAAACTTCTAGCAGAAAAGAACAAATAAGACATGCTGACCGCTCTCCAATAAAATTGCCTTCCCCACCAGAGGTGGTCATGCACCGTAGAGATTCTAGACATCATTTGGGAGAAGAGATTGTTGATAAtggatttttaaatatgtctcgaatCGGTGATGTTCCTTATTCTATGAATGTACTTCACCAGGCACCCAGAAAACCCTCTCCTTGTGAATCTGTAGAAGATGCTCCTAGCACTTCTCATCCAAAATCAGTAAAAAGGGCAGATGTTGTTAATAGAAATTTTGTCAAGACGGATCCAAGTTACCTAAGAACTCTCAGTCAGACTCATGCTGgatggatttttggagcaataGCTGAGCTCGTTGACAACTCCAGGGATGCTGATGCATCCAG GTTGGACATTTCTATTGAGTCTCTATATTCCAAGAAGGAAGGAAAGAGAGTACCTGTATTATCAGTCATTGATGATGGACATGGCATGTCTCATACTGAAATCATGAGAATGCTTTCTTTTGGTCACAAACAGCCAAATGAAGATGAACAGGATCGTATTGGAAGATTTGGCATTGGATTTAAG ACTGGGGCTATGAAACTTGGAAGAGATGCACTTGTTCTTACCCAAACTTCCAACTCCAGATCTGTAGCCTTGTTATCTCAATCTTATAATGAAAGCAAAGAA AATCTTGAAATCCCTGTAATCACATATTCTAAGCAGTGCCAGTTCATGGAAGTGGATTTAAGTGTCCAGTCAGAAGTCTCCACAGAAATTAGTTTGAAGGCTATTAAGGAATTCTCACCTTTCAATGAATATTTTATTGGTGAGAAACTTGGACTATTTGGTGAAATGGGAACTGGGACGCAAATATACATATGGAACTTGGATAAATGGGGCTCTGATTATAGTCTTGAATGGTCCCAAAATACATCTGCCAGTGGTGACATATTAATTCGTTCTAGGAGAGTAAGATCACGCCCGGGGCAAGTAAGCCAGAAG GTACCGTTGGACTATTCTCTTCGGTTGTACTTGGAAGTCATTTTCTTAGATCCTCGAATGAAGATTTATGTCCAAGGTTCTCTG GTGAAATGCCAACCTTTGGCCAAATCACTAAATAAAACTGCTATAATATCTGGTGATGTAATGGGCAAAGCTATTCAATTAACACTAGGAAGAAGCAATATTGAATGGCAACGAATGAATTGTGGAATATTTCTCTATTGGCATGGCCGCTTGATTGAG GCTTACAAGCGAGTAGGGGGCCAGATACATAATGCAGACATGGGAAGGGGAGTCATTGGAGTTATAGATGTGACAAATTTAATG GATGATGAAAATGGCAATGTGTGGGTGCTTAATAGCAAACAAGGATTTCAAGATTGTGAAGCATATGCTGAACTGGAAAAATGGTTGGGCCGCGTGGCAGATGAATATTGGGATAAACACTATGAACCCCTTGGTTTG AAAAAGGGGAATGAACGCTATATGCCAGATCATGAGTGGGTACAGTGTAGTAAATGCCGGAAATGGAGGATATTGACCAAGAGTTTCAACAGTGATAACTTGCCTCTGGAATG GTTTTGTTACATGTCACCTTTTAACGGTAAATGTGAGACTCCAGAGCAACAAATGGGGCACGGCATAATCACGGTGTCTGCAAAGCGATCTGGTTACACAGAGCAGACTGCCACTCAGCAAGAAGTCATATTAAAG aATGCTCAGAAAAAGAAGAGATCATGTGCGGTCATGGTTGCTGATAGGGAGAAGCAATCTGCAAGTACAACAAAATTCAATGAAATCTCAGATG ATGAACTTGGAGAGGATGCTTCTCAAGCTGATGATGAAATTCAACGGCCTCCTTTGAAAAGGCTTAGAAGAGGACCTGCAAGGAGTTGTAAGAAGTCATAA